The proteins below come from a single Kosakonia sp. SMBL-WEM22 genomic window:
- the lptF gene encoding LPS export ABC transporter permease LptF, producing the protein MIITRYLVRETLKSQLAILFILLLIFFCQKLVRILGAAADGEIPTNLVLSLLGLGVPEMAQLILPLSLFLGLLMTLGKLYTESEITVMHACGLSRAVLVKAALVLALFTGIVAAVNVMWAGPWSSRHQDQVLADAKANPGMAALAQGQFQQATDGNSVLFIEGVEGKKFTNVFLAQLRPKGNARPSVVLADSGQITQHKDGSQVVTLNSGTRFEGTAMLRDFRITDFQNYQAVVGHQAVALDPTDTEQMGMRTLFHTHNERASAELHWRLTLIFAVVMMALMVVPLSVVNPRQGRVLSMLPAMLLYLIFFLLQTTLRSNGAKGKLDPMIWMWAVNLAYLALAVVLNLWDTVPMRRVRARFTRRGAV; encoded by the coding sequence GTGATAATCACAAGATATCTGGTGCGGGAGACGCTGAAAAGCCAGCTTGCAATCCTATTCATCCTGCTTCTGATTTTCTTTTGTCAGAAATTGGTCAGGATTTTAGGCGCAGCCGCTGACGGCGAAATCCCCACAAACCTCGTTCTCTCTCTCCTCGGGCTTGGCGTGCCAGAGATGGCGCAGCTTATCCTGCCGCTGAGCCTCTTCCTGGGTCTGTTGATGACGCTGGGTAAACTTTATACAGAAAGTGAAATTACGGTGATGCACGCCTGCGGCCTGAGCCGGGCGGTGCTGGTGAAAGCGGCGCTGGTGCTGGCGCTCTTTACCGGTATCGTGGCGGCGGTCAACGTGATGTGGGCCGGGCCGTGGTCTTCGCGCCATCAGGATCAGGTGCTGGCCGATGCCAAAGCCAACCCCGGCATGGCGGCGCTGGCGCAGGGCCAGTTCCAGCAGGCGACGGACGGCAACTCGGTGCTCTTTATCGAAGGGGTCGAAGGCAAAAAGTTCACCAACGTCTTTCTTGCCCAGCTGCGTCCAAAAGGCAACGCGCGTCCTTCTGTGGTGCTGGCGGACTCCGGGCAGATCACCCAGCATAAAGATGGCTCTCAGGTGGTGACCCTCAACAGCGGCACACGCTTTGAAGGCACCGCCATGCTGCGCGATTTCCGCATTACCGACTTCCAGAACTACCAGGCCGTTGTCGGCCACCAGGCGGTGGCCCTCGACCCGACGGATACGGAGCAGATGGGAATGCGCACGCTGTTCCATACCCATAACGAACGGGCAAGCGCCGAGCTGCACTGGCGTTTAACGCTGATTTTCGCCGTGGTGATGATGGCGCTGATGGTGGTTCCGCTGAGCGTGGTTAACCCGCGTCAGGGCCGCGTGCTCTCGATGCTGCCGGCAATGCTGCTCTATCTCATCTTCTTCCTGTTGCAGACCACCCTGCGCTCCAATGGCGCGAAAGGGAAGCTCGACCCGATGATCTGGATGTGGGCAGTTAACCTGGCCTATCTGGCGCTGGCCGTGGTGCTGAACCTGTGGGATACGGTGCCGATGCGCCGGGTTCGTGCCCGTTTTACCCGTAGAGGAGCGGTATAA
- the miaE gene encoding tRNA isopentenyl-2-thiomethyl-A-37 hydroxylase MiaE: MDYPQLLAPVRAFLHCPTPTAWIEKARQPEMLPLLLTDHLVCELKAAQTAMLLVRRYVADKTGSEALLAWLKPYEEFAFREGPEPDFVALHKQIGKSVMPQTDDAWGQALIDSMVLLIKEELHHFWQVREAMLARNIPYVKITASRYAKGMLKEVRTHEPLTLVDKLICGAYIEARSCERFAALAPCLDADLQKFYLSLLRSEARHYQDYLALAQQISATDIAPRVRHFGEVEAALISSPDTEFRFHSGVPA, encoded by the coding sequence ATGGATTACCCGCAACTACTCGCCCCGGTTCGCGCTTTTCTGCACTGCCCAACACCCACCGCCTGGATAGAGAAAGCCCGTCAGCCCGAGATGCTGCCGCTGCTGCTCACCGATCATCTGGTCTGCGAACTGAAGGCCGCCCAAACCGCCATGCTGCTGGTGCGCCGTTACGTTGCCGATAAAACCGGTTCAGAAGCGCTGCTGGCCTGGCTGAAACCCTATGAAGAGTTTGCCTTCCGCGAAGGCCCCGAGCCGGATTTTGTCGCCCTGCATAAGCAGATCGGCAAAAGCGTGATGCCGCAGACCGATGATGCCTGGGGCCAGGCGCTGATCGACAGCATGGTGCTGCTGATCAAAGAGGAGCTGCACCACTTCTGGCAGGTGCGCGAAGCGATGCTCGCCCGCAACATTCCCTATGTCAAAATCACCGCCAGCCGCTATGCCAAAGGGATGCTGAAAGAGGTTCGCACTCATGAACCGCTGACATTGGTCGATAAATTAATTTGCGGTGCCTATATCGAAGCGCGCTCCTGCGAACGCTTCGCCGCGCTTGCGCCCTGTCTTGACGCGGATTTGCAAAAATTCTACCTGTCGCTCCTGCGATCCGAAGCGCGCCACTACCAGGATTACCTCGCGCTGGCGCAGCAGATTTCGGCCACCGATATTGCGCCGCGCGTGCGCCATTTCGGCGAAGTGGAAGCGGCGCTGATTAGCTCACCGGATACAGAGTTCCGTTTTCACAGCGGCGTACCGGCCTGA
- the pepA gene encoding leucyl aminopeptidase, with protein sequence MEFSVKSGSPEKQRSACIVVGVFEPRRLSPIAEQLDKISDGYISALLRRGELEGKPGQTLLLHHVPNVLSERILLIGCGKERELDERQYKQVIQKTINTLNDTGSMEAVCFLTELHVKGRNTYWKVRQAVETAKETLYSFDQLKTTKSEPRRPLRKMVFNVPTRRELTCGERAIQHGLAISAGIKAAKDLGNMPPNICNPAYLASHARQLADSYSKNVTTRVIGEQQMRELGMCSYLAVGQGSQNESLMSVIEYKGNPSEDARPIVLVGKGLTFDSGGISLKPGEGMDEMKYDMCGAAAVYGVMRMVAELQLPINVTGVLAGCENMPGGRAYRPGDVLTTMSGQTVEVLNTDAEGRLVLCDVLTYVERFEPEAVIDVATLTGACVIALGHHITGLLSNHNPLAHELIGASEQAGDRAWRLPMSDEYQEQLESNFADMANIGGRPGGAITAGCFLARFTRKYNWAHLDIAGTAWRSGKAKGATGRPVAMLSQFLLNRAGFNGEE encoded by the coding sequence ATGGAGTTCAGTGTAAAAAGCGGTAGCCCGGAGAAACAGCGGAGTGCCTGCATCGTTGTTGGCGTCTTTGAACCGCGCCGGCTCTCTCCGATTGCCGAGCAGCTGGATAAAATCAGCGACGGTTATATCAGTGCGCTGCTGCGTCGCGGCGAACTGGAAGGCAAGCCGGGTCAAACCCTGCTGCTGCACCATGTGCCAAATGTGCTTTCCGAACGTATTTTGCTGATTGGTTGCGGAAAAGAGCGTGAATTGGATGAGCGTCAGTACAAGCAGGTCATTCAGAAAACGATAAATACGCTGAATGATACCGGCTCGATGGAAGCGGTCTGCTTCCTGACCGAACTGCACGTTAAAGGGCGCAACACCTACTGGAAAGTGCGCCAGGCCGTCGAGACGGCGAAAGAGACGCTCTACAGCTTCGATCAGCTGAAGACCACCAAAAGCGAGCCGCGTCGCCCGCTGCGTAAAATGGTCTTCAACGTGCCGACCCGTCGCGAGCTGACCTGCGGTGAGCGCGCGATCCAGCATGGTCTGGCGATCTCTGCCGGTATCAAAGCGGCGAAAGATCTTGGCAATATGCCGCCAAATATCTGTAACCCGGCCTATCTCGCCTCCCACGCGCGCCAGCTGGCGGACTCCTACAGTAAAAACGTCACTACCCGCGTGATTGGCGAGCAGCAGATGCGCGAACTGGGCATGTGCTCCTACCTCGCCGTCGGCCAGGGCTCGCAGAACGAATCACTGATGTCGGTGATTGAGTACAAAGGCAACCCGTCTGAAGACGCGCGCCCAATTGTGCTGGTCGGTAAAGGGCTGACCTTTGATTCCGGCGGTATCTCGCTCAAGCCTGGCGAAGGCATGGATGAGATGAAGTACGACATGTGCGGCGCGGCGGCGGTGTATGGCGTGATGCGCATGGTGGCTGAATTGCAACTGCCGATCAACGTTACCGGCGTGCTGGCGGGCTGTGAAAACATGCCTGGCGGTCGCGCGTACCGCCCGGGCGACGTGCTCACCACTATGTCTGGTCAGACGGTAGAAGTGCTGAACACCGATGCCGAAGGCCGCTTAGTGCTGTGCGATGTGCTGACCTACGTTGAGCGTTTCGAGCCGGAAGCGGTGATCGACGTGGCGACGTTAACCGGTGCCTGCGTGATTGCGCTGGGCCACCACATTACCGGTCTGCTGTCGAACCACAACCCGCTGGCCCACGAGCTGATTGGTGCCTCCGAGCAGGCGGGCGATCGCGCCTGGCGTCTGCCGATGAGCGATGAGTATCAGGAGCAGTTAGAGTCCAATTTTGCGGATATGGCGAATATCGGCGGCCGTCCTGGTGGTGCAATCACCGCGGGCTGCTTCCTCGCGCGCTTTACCCGCAAGTACAATTGGGCGCACCTGGATATCGCCGGTACCGCGTGGCGTTCCGGTAAAGCGAAAGGCGCCACCGGGCGTCCGGTCGCCATGCTGTCGCAGTTCCTGCTCAATCGCGCCGGGTTTAACGGCGAAGAGTAA
- the holC gene encoding DNA polymerase III subunit chi: protein MKNATFYLLDNDNTEDGLSAVEQLVCEIAAERWRHGKRVLIACVDEQQAIRLDEALWARPAESFVPHNLAGEGPRGGAPVEIAWPAKRNSSPRDILISLRAEFADFATAFTEVIDFVPHEDSLKQLARERYKAYRVAGFNLNTATWK, encoded by the coding sequence ATGAAAAATGCGACGTTCTATCTTCTCGACAATGACAACACTGAGGATGGCTTAAGCGCCGTCGAACAGCTGGTGTGTGAGATTGCCGCAGAACGTTGGCGTCATGGCAAGCGCGTGCTGATCGCCTGCGTCGATGAGCAGCAGGCCATTCGTCTTGATGAAGCGCTGTGGGCGCGACCGGCGGAGAGTTTTGTGCCGCACAACCTGGCCGGTGAAGGCCCGCGCGGCGGTGCGCCGGTCGAGATTGCCTGGCCGGCGAAACGTAACAGCAGCCCGCGCGACATCTTAATCAGCCTGCGCGCGGAATTTGCAGATTTTGCCACTGCTTTCACAGAAGTGATAGACTTCGTCCCTCACGAAGACTCTCTGAAACAACTGGCTCGCGAACGCTATAAAGCCTACCGCGTGGCCGGTTTTAACCTGAACACGGCAACCTGGAAATAA
- a CDS encoding valine--tRNA ligase: protein MEKTYNPKDIEQPLYEQWEKQGYFKPNGDESQESFCIMIPPPNVTGSLHMGHAFQQTIMDTMIRYQRMQGKNTLWQAGTDHAGIATQMVVERKIAAEEGKTRHDYGRDAFIDKIWQWKAESGGTITRQMRRLGNSVDWERERFTMDEGLSNAVKEVFVRLYKEDLIYRGKRLVNWDPKLRTAISDLEVENRESKGSMWHIRYPLADGAKTADGKEYLVVATTRPETLLGDTGVAVNPEDPRYKDLIGKFVLLPLVNRRIPIVGDEHADMEKGTGCVKITPAHDFNDYEVGRRHALPMINILTFDGDIRESAEVYDTKGNESDVYASDIPAEFQKLERFAARKAIVAAVDALGLLEEIKPHDLTVPYGDRGGVVIEPMLTDQWYVRADVLAKPAVEAVENGDIQFVPKQYENMYFSWMRDIQDWCISRQLWWGHRIPAWYDNDGNVYVGRSEEEVRQENNLSADVALRQDDDVLDTWFSSALWTFSTLGWPENTDALRQFHPTSVMVSGFDIIFFWIARMIMMTMHFIKDENGKPQVPFKTVYMTGLIRDDEGQKMSKSKGNVIDPLDMVDGISLPDLLEKRTGNMMQPQLAEKIRKRTEKQFPDGIEPHGTDALRFTLAALASTGRDINWDMKRLEGYRNFCNKLWNASRFVLMNTEEQDCGFNGGEMVLSLADRWILAEFNQTIKAYRDALDSYRFDIAAGILYEFTWNQFCDWYLELTKPVMNGGSEAELRGTRNTLVTVLEGLLRLAHPIIPFITETIWQRVKVLKGIDADTIMLQPFPSFDAAQVDEQAVADTEWLKQAIVAVRNIRAEMNIAPGKPLELLLRSASPEAQRRVNDNLSFLKTLARLESITLLSADDKGPVSVTKIVDGAELLIPMAGLIDKEAELARLAKEVAKVEQEIGRIESKLGNEGFVARAPEAVIAKEREKLDGYAQTKAKLIEQQAVIAAL from the coding sequence ATGGAAAAGACATACAACCCCAAAGATATCGAACAGCCGCTGTACGAGCAGTGGGAAAAGCAGGGCTATTTCAAACCGAACGGTGATGAAAGCCAGGAAAGCTTCTGCATCATGATCCCGCCGCCGAACGTCACCGGCAGTTTGCATATGGGCCACGCCTTCCAGCAGACCATCATGGACACCATGATCCGCTACCAGCGCATGCAGGGGAAAAACACCCTCTGGCAGGCCGGTACTGACCACGCGGGTATCGCCACCCAGATGGTGGTGGAGCGTAAGATTGCCGCTGAAGAGGGTAAAACTCGCCACGATTACGGCCGCGACGCCTTTATCGACAAAATCTGGCAGTGGAAAGCGGAATCCGGCGGCACCATCACTCGCCAGATGCGCCGTCTCGGCAACTCCGTGGACTGGGAGCGCGAGCGCTTCACCATGGATGAAGGCCTCTCCAATGCCGTGAAAGAGGTGTTCGTCCGTCTCTATAAAGAGGATCTGATTTACCGCGGCAAACGCCTGGTAAACTGGGACCCGAAACTGCGCACTGCGATCTCCGATCTGGAAGTGGAAAACCGCGAGTCCAAAGGCTCGATGTGGCATATCCGCTACCCGCTGGCTGACGGCGCAAAAACCGCCGACGGTAAAGAGTACCTGGTAGTTGCCACGACTCGCCCGGAAACCCTGCTCGGCGATACCGGCGTCGCGGTAAACCCGGAAGATCCGCGCTACAAAGATCTGATTGGCAAATTTGTGCTGCTGCCGCTGGTTAACCGCCGCATTCCGATCGTTGGCGACGAACACGCCGATATGGAAAAAGGCACCGGCTGCGTGAAGATCACCCCGGCGCACGACTTTAACGACTATGAAGTGGGCCGTCGTCACGCCCTGCCAATGATCAACATTCTGACCTTTGACGGTGATATCCGTGAAAGCGCAGAAGTGTATGACACCAAAGGCAATGAATCCGACGTTTACGCCAGCGATATCCCGGCGGAGTTCCAGAAGCTGGAGCGCTTTGCCGCGCGTAAAGCGATCGTCGCTGCCGTTGACGCCCTTGGCCTGCTGGAAGAGATCAAACCGCACGACCTGACCGTCCCGTATGGCGATCGCGGCGGCGTGGTGATCGAACCGATGCTCACCGATCAGTGGTACGTGCGCGCCGATGTGCTGGCAAAACCGGCTGTTGAAGCGGTTGAGAATGGCGATATCCAGTTCGTGCCGAAGCAGTATGAAAACATGTACTTCTCCTGGATGCGTGACATTCAGGACTGGTGTATCTCCCGCCAGCTGTGGTGGGGCCACCGCATTCCGGCGTGGTACGACAACGACGGCAACGTCTACGTTGGCCGCAGCGAAGAGGAAGTGCGTCAGGAGAACAATCTCTCTGCGGATGTCGCGCTGCGCCAGGACGACGACGTGCTCGACACCTGGTTCTCTTCTGCGCTCTGGACCTTCTCTACCCTCGGCTGGCCGGAAAACACCGACGCGCTGCGTCAGTTCCACCCGACCAGCGTGATGGTGAGCGGCTTCGACATCATCTTCTTCTGGATCGCGCGCATGATCATGATGACCATGCACTTCATCAAAGATGAGAACGGCAAACCGCAGGTGCCGTTCAAGACCGTCTATATGACCGGTCTGATCCGCGATGACGAAGGGCAGAAGATGTCGAAATCGAAAGGCAACGTTATCGATCCACTGGATATGGTTGACGGTATTTCGCTGCCGGATCTGCTGGAAAAACGCACCGGTAACATGATGCAGCCGCAGCTGGCGGAAAAAATCCGCAAGCGCACCGAGAAGCAGTTCCCGGACGGCATTGAGCCGCACGGCACCGACGCCCTGCGTTTCACCCTCGCAGCGCTGGCTTCAACCGGTCGTGATATCAACTGGGATATGAAGCGCCTGGAAGGTTACCGTAACTTCTGTAACAAGCTGTGGAACGCCAGCCGCTTTGTGCTGATGAACACCGAAGAGCAGGATTGCGGCTTCAACGGCGGCGAGATGGTGCTGTCGCTGGCGGATCGCTGGATCCTCGCCGAGTTCAACCAGACCATTAAAGCGTACCGCGATGCGCTGGATAGCTACCGCTTCGACATTGCAGCCGGCATTCTCTATGAGTTCACCTGGAACCAGTTCTGTGACTGGTACCTGGAGCTGACCAAGCCGGTGATGAACGGCGGTTCCGAAGCCGAGCTGCGCGGCACGCGCAATACGCTGGTAACGGTGCTGGAAGGTCTGCTGCGCCTGGCGCACCCGATCATTCCGTTTATCACTGAAACCATCTGGCAGCGCGTGAAAGTGCTGAAAGGTATTGATGCCGATACCATCATGCTGCAGCCGTTCCCGAGCTTTGACGCCGCCCAGGTGGATGAGCAGGCCGTTGCCGATACCGAGTGGCTGAAGCAGGCGATCGTTGCGGTGCGTAATATCCGCGCCGAAATGAACATTGCCCCGGGTAAACCGCTTGAGCTGCTGCTGCGTAGCGCCAGCCCTGAAGCGCAGCGTCGTGTAAACGACAATCTGAGCTTCCTGAAGACGCTGGCGCGTCTGGAGAGCATCACGCTGCTCTCTGCCGACGATAAAGGACCGGTTTCGGTCACCAAGATCGTTGATGGCGCTGAGCTGCTGATCCCGATGGCCGGTCTTATCGACAAAGAGGCCGAGCTGGCACGTCTGGCGAAAGAAGTGGCGAAAGTTGAGCAGGAGATTGGCCGCATCGAAAGCAAGCTGGGTAACGAAGGCTTTGTTGCCCGCGCGCCGGAAGCGGTGATCGCCAAAGAGCGTGAGAAGCTCGACGGCTACGCGCAGACCAAAGCGAAGCTGATTGAGCAGCAGGCAGTTATCGCCGCGCTGTAA
- a CDS encoding GNAT family N-acetyltransferase → MNVTAPVEVKMRRIAATDNAAIASVIRQVSAEYGLTADKGYTVADPELDELYQLYSREGCAYWVVELNGDVVGGGGVAPLKCSEPDICELQKMYFLPCARGQGLAKKLALMALDHAKKSGFTRCYLETTAFLTDAIGLYEHLGFAHIDGPLGCTGHVDCEVRMLKTL, encoded by the coding sequence ATGAATGTAACCGCGCCGGTAGAGGTGAAAATGCGCCGCATTGCCGCCACAGATAATGCGGCTATCGCCTCGGTGATCCGTCAGGTGTCAGCCGAATATGGCCTGACGGCTGATAAAGGCTACACCGTGGCCGATCCTGAACTGGACGAGCTTTATCAGTTATATAGCCGTGAAGGCTGCGCTTACTGGGTCGTGGAATTGAACGGCGATGTGGTGGGCGGCGGCGGCGTAGCACCGCTGAAGTGCAGCGAGCCGGATATCTGCGAACTGCAAAAGATGTATTTTCTGCCCTGCGCACGCGGCCAGGGGCTGGCGAAAAAGCTGGCGCTGATGGCGCTCGACCACGCGAAAAAAAGCGGCTTCACGCGCTGCTATTTAGAGACTACTGCCTTTTTAACCGACGCTATTGGTCTGTATGAGCACCTGGGGTTTGCGCATATCGACGGCCCGCTGGGCTGCACTGGTCACGTCGATTGCGAAGTGCGGATGTTAAAAACGCTCTAA
- a CDS encoding topoisomerase II: protein MNWTHILMAGYAGMAIAVVASLLRKKGWLSKGSAIVLVVVFIALWNVIDIKYLQGQKLAQTADEKFDATVQQIPAWKFIAEHDPALMAKLRAQVMVMMKEGANEQKVIDAIQPQILAVQMQRLQFAPDDLVVAEMRVMMAQAAEIQAKSDDACFRFQYPAVKGGINPVRFISPEMLKRRLDTEAAMLSASYGPNKHTVTAEERANAQRDIATVVQPMAQKYGQDLQLLDAPQNAIGKEKLVCDMLQQLWGDVLALPPQKAAAIVRFVLATEEQ, encoded by the coding sequence ATGAACTGGACACATATCCTGATGGCGGGCTACGCCGGGATGGCGATCGCGGTGGTCGCCAGCCTGCTGCGTAAAAAAGGGTGGCTGAGCAAAGGGAGCGCGATCGTGCTGGTGGTGGTGTTTATCGCCCTGTGGAACGTTATCGACATTAAATATTTGCAGGGGCAGAAGTTAGCCCAGACCGCGGATGAGAAGTTTGACGCAACGGTGCAGCAGATCCCGGCGTGGAAGTTTATCGCTGAGCACGATCCCGCCCTGATGGCGAAACTGCGCGCCCAGGTGATGGTGATGATGAAAGAGGGGGCGAATGAGCAGAAGGTAATCGACGCTATTCAGCCGCAGATCCTCGCGGTGCAGATGCAGCGTTTGCAGTTTGCGCCGGACGACCTGGTGGTCGCCGAAATGCGCGTAATGATGGCGCAGGCCGCCGAGATCCAGGCGAAAAGCGATGATGCCTGCTTCCGCTTTCAATACCCGGCGGTTAAAGGGGGCATCAACCCGGTACGCTTTATCTCCCCGGAGATGTTAAAGCGCCGCCTGGATACTGAAGCCGCCATGCTTAGCGCCTCTTACGGGCCCAATAAACACACGGTGACCGCCGAAGAGCGTGCCAATGCGCAGCGGGATATCGCCACGGTGGTGCAGCCGATGGCGCAGAAGTATGGTCAGGATCTGCAACTGCTGGATGCGCCGCAAAATGCCATCGGCAAAGAGAAGCTGGTTTGCGATATGCTGCAACAGCTGTGGGGTGATGTACTGGCGCTACCGCCGCAGAAAGCCGCCGCTATTGTGCGGTTTGTGCTGGCGACGGAAGAGCAGTGA
- a CDS encoding DUF898 family protein — MTSEIHASVAAPARHFRFQGSGKGYFVVWLVNILLTIITLGIYLPWALIRARRYFYENTDLEGARFSYHATGRSIFVGWLCLLALYVIFIVNVVNNNVILQLCMMALFILFFPWLITQGLRYQMLMTEINGVRFNFYASPLRAWWVMMGCPLLIIIATVVIFSLFTTGAISAGSYAATFTMIAIGSLVLLLGIAVMQGVFAAQWFGMLMNNLQYGKLKFSGNISMKKCITIVLLSMLLFIPFIALVMVMIVPSMITMMQAAYMMQGDPEQMAMVMGSMYGKIMLSYLVYIFGAIVCFTFAFVKLRAYLYSQLVLEGDIRFSSTVTVGRMLWISISNTAVCLVTLFLAWPWAKVRMTRYLLENTHVHGNLEALTLEDHGVQPAKDPANLLARGLSFYPAAI; from the coding sequence ATGACTTCCGAAATTCATGCTTCTGTGGCGGCTCCCGCGCGCCATTTCCGCTTTCAGGGTAGCGGGAAAGGCTATTTCGTTGTTTGGCTGGTTAATATTCTGCTGACCATAATAACGCTGGGGATTTATTTACCGTGGGCGTTAATTCGCGCGCGTCGTTATTTCTATGAAAACACCGATCTGGAGGGGGCGCGTTTCTCTTACCACGCGACCGGGCGCTCCATTTTTGTTGGCTGGCTCTGCCTGCTGGCGCTGTATGTGATTTTTATTGTTAACGTGGTGAATAACAACGTTATTCTGCAACTCTGCATGATGGCTTTATTTATTCTCTTCTTCCCATGGTTAATTACCCAGGGTCTGCGTTATCAGATGCTGATGACCGAGATTAATGGCGTGCGTTTTAACTTTTACGCCAGCCCGCTGCGCGCGTGGTGGGTGATGATGGGCTGCCCACTGCTGATTATTATTGCCACCGTGGTGATTTTCTCGCTCTTTACCACCGGGGCGATAAGTGCGGGATCTTATGCCGCGACATTCACCATGATCGCGATTGGCTCTCTGGTATTACTGCTGGGGATTGCCGTGATGCAGGGCGTATTTGCCGCGCAGTGGTTTGGCATGCTGATGAATAATTTGCAGTACGGCAAATTAAAATTCTCCGGCAACATCTCTATGAAAAAATGCATCACTATCGTATTGCTGTCGATGCTGCTGTTTATCCCCTTCATTGCGCTGGTAATGGTGATGATTGTGCCGTCGATGATCACCATGATGCAGGCTGCCTATATGATGCAGGGCGATCCTGAGCAGATGGCGATGGTGATGGGGTCGATGTACGGCAAAATCATGCTGAGCTACCTGGTCTATATTTTTGGCGCGATTGTCTGCTTTACCTTTGCTTTCGTGAAGCTGCGCGCTTACCTCTACAGCCAGCTGGTGCTGGAAGGGGATATTCGCTTCTCCTCCACGGTGACCGTGGGGCGTATGCTGTGGATCTCCATCAGTAATACGGCGGTGTGCCTGGTGACGCTGTTCCTGGCGTGGCCATGGGCGAAGGTGCGTATGACCCGCTACCTGCTGGAAAATACCCATGTGCACGGCAACCTGGAAGCGCTGACGCTGGAAGATCACGGCGTGCAGCCGGCGAAAGATCCGGCCAACCTGCTGGCGCGTGGTTTGTCGTTCTATCCGGCGGCGATTTAA